In Marmota flaviventris isolate mMarFla1 chromosome 17, mMarFla1.hap1, whole genome shotgun sequence, a single genomic region encodes these proteins:
- the LOC139702461 gene encoding granulocyte colony-stimulating factor-like: MYKGPLELAPDRAQSLQPRPHKTMAGPAARSPTKLMALQLLLWHSAFWTGQEAVPLDPASSLPVPQSFVLKCLEQVRKIQAQGSVLQEKLCATYQLCHPEELALLGHSLGIPQAPLSNCSSQGLQLTGCLSQLQSGLFLYQGLLQALAGISPELSPTVDMLQLDVANFATTVWQQMEDLGVAPAVHPTQGTMPTFTSAFQRRAVGVLVASRLQRLLELVYRVLRHLAEP, encoded by the exons ATGTATAAAGGCCCTCTGGAGTTGGCCCCTGACAGAGCCCAGAGCCTGCAGCCCAGACCCCACAAGACCATGGCTGGCCCTGCTGCCCGGAGCCCCACGAAGCTGATGG CCCTACAGCTGCTGCTGTGGCACAGTGCATTCTGGACGGGGCAAGAGGCTGTGCCCCTGGACCCTGCCAGCTCCCTGCCTGTCCCCCAGAGCTTCGTGCTCAAGTGCTTAGAGCAAGTGAGGAAGATCCAGGCCCAAGGCTCTGTGCTACAGGAGAAGCTG TGTGCCACCTACCAGCTGTGCCATCCTGAGGAGCTGGCGCTGCTCGGCCACTCTCTGGGCATTCCTCAGGCTCCCCTAAGCAACTGCTCCAGCCAAGGCCTGCAGCTG ACAGGTTGCCTGAGCCAACTGCAGAGCGGCCTCTTCCTCTACCAGGGCCTCCTGCAGGCCCTGGCAGGGATATCCCCCGAGTTGTCTCCCACTGTGGACATGCTACAGCTGGATGTTGCCAACTTTGCCACCACTGTCTGGCAGCAG ATGGAAGACCTAGGGGTGGCCCCTGCTGTGCATCCCACCCAGGGCACCATGCCAACCTTCACCTCTGCCTTCCAGCGCCGGGCAGTAGGTGTCCTGGTTGCTTCCCGACTGCAGAGGCTCCTGGAGCTGGTGTACCGGGTTCTGCGCCACCTTGCTGAGCCCTGA